GATATCAAAAAATTGATGCCTCGGTCCTCAGGACCGGGGCTTTTTTCATGCCTTGGAACAGGAGGGTTTGGATATGTACGTTATCTGGTGTCGCAAAGAGGGGCGTGGCGGGTTGCGTGTCGGTGTCTCCGACGCCAGATACCCCATCCCCTATATGGCGGATCCCATCACCATCGTCGAGCCCTGCGATGTGCGCCTTATGAGGCGGTGGCTAGGGCGGAGGGTGAAGCGAGGCTGGAGCCTGGAGGAGCTTCGGAGGGCCTGCGAATGAAGGAGGAAGCAAGTTGAAGTACACCAGTCCTTTCAGGGGCAGACGGCAGATCAACCGGATAAAGCGGGCCATTTTGGATCGTTCCGGAAGGGCGAGCAGGGAGGCGGCTTTGAGGGATCACGCCCTGTTTGTCTTTGGTATCAACTCGGCCCTTAGGATCGGGGATCTGCTGTCCCTGTCCGTCGGGGATGTTTTGGCCGGTAAGGGCTGTCGTATCAGGATCGAGAGCGAGATAAGGGTCCAGGAGGGGAAGACCGGCAACGTCCGAACCTTCCCTCTGGTCGAGAAGATCCAGGAGGCCCTCAAGGATTATCTGAGGTTTCGGAAGGACAAGAGGGGCTTGAAGCCCTGGGAGCCTCTTTGGGCCTCGGTCCGTGGCAGGGATAGGGCTCGGGCCATATCGAGGATGCAGGTCTACCGGATGCTGAACGATGCCGTCGAGGTGGCCAACAGGGCGGCCCCTTCGGCGGAGAGGATCAACCTTAGGACCACCTCTATCGGCTGTCACTCCATGCGAAAGACCTTGGGCTATATGCTCTACTACGAGGGCGATTCTGTCCCTCTGGCGGATATCCAGACCATGTACGGCCATTCGTCGGAGAGGATCACCCTCCGGTATCTGGGGATCACCAAGGAGATCACCGACGCCCATTACAGGGCTTTGAACCTCTGATCTGACCCCTGATCTGGTGATTTATACAGCTTAACCGCTTGTCATGGATGTGAAATTTTAGTCTTGCTTTAACGACTGCTTTCTTGCCTTAGAGGCTCTAGGGTTAAACATCGTGGTTTTTGACCTCCATTAGCTCCAAAACGACGAGCAGGATTCAGTATTTGCAAGGGTTTGGAGATTCGGAGGGTAAATAATGAATGGCCCTTTTGGGAGCAAATTTAATCGTTTTTCCGATATGTTGGAGAAAGAGGGCCTTTTCGTGATTAATAAATCTCCGGCGGATGGGCCACGGAGCCTGTGTTGGTGGGCCTTCCGGTAATCGGTTGTTATAGGTGACTCCCTGCTATTGAGTTACGTATAAGGGTTGGGAAAAAGGGGCAGCTTTGGGCTTGTCGAAGAGGCGAAAAGCCTTTTGTCGCAAGGGCTGAGAGGTTACGGGTCCTTCCTGAGCCGGAGAGCCTCAGGGGTCGCTTTCAGCGCAGGTAAGATCTCGATTAAAATGTGATTTTGAAGTTAAATGTAAAACATCAAATATCAAGAAAACGGCGACATTAAACACCAAAACGGGGTGGAAACTGAAGTTCACTAGGGAGGTGATCGGCCTGGCAAAGCCCAACGTGAAGGTGGAGGGTGACGTCATTTTGCTGTCCACAAAACGATGTGCCGCTTTCTTTGGGGTTACGTCTAAGACCCTTCTGGAGTGGAAGCAGACCGGTTGTCCTCAGTCCGGCAGAGGATGGTGGAATCCTGAGGAGGTGTATCGGTGGAGGTGTGGTCTTGAGACCGAGCGATCCTCTTCCGAGGGCAGCGGCAGTTATCAGGCTATGAAGCTGAAGGCCGAGGCGGAGTATCGGGCGGCGAAGGCGGCTCAGGAGGAGATTCGCCTGGCGGTTTTGAAGGAGGAGTATATCCCCTTCGGTCAGGTTGAGGAGGCTTGGTCGGATCGGCTGACGGTGTGTCGAACGAATATGTTCGGCTGGGTCCATAATCTCCCTTCTCTGCTGGAGGGTATGTCCAGGGTGGAGATCCAAAAGACCCTGGAGGACGAGGTTCAGGCTCTGTGGGAGGGCTATTCCAGGGATGGCCCTTTTACCCCTGAGCCCGATTCAGATTCAAAGGAGGAGGAATAGCGGTGGTTATTCCCTGGACTAAAGGAGAGCTTGCGGCCTGTAAGCCACCGGAGAGGATCACCGTCAGCGAGTGGGCGGACCGGTATCGGGTTTTGACTCCCAGGCTGGCGGCTAAGCCGGGGCCTTGGCGCACGTCTTATATGCCCTACCTCAGAAAGATCATGGACACCTGGATCGATCCGGGGGTGGAAGAGATCGTTCTTTGCAAGGGTGCTCAGGCCGGGGCGTCGGAGGCGGCGAATAACTGCCTTGGCTACACGATCTGTCAGGACCCTGGGGCGGCTATGGTGGTCTATCCCACCGAGGATGTGGCTCAGTGGGCCAGCGAAAACCGGCTTCAGGACATGATAAAGACAAGCAACGTATTCAAGGGGATCTTTCGAGAGAGGGAGTCGGACAGGCTTGAGCTCCAGTTTAGGGGGATGTACGTCGCTTTGACCGGGGCCAATAGCCCTGCGTCTTTGGCTTCCAAGCCCGTCAGGTACGTTATCTTCGACGAGATCGACAAGTATCCCGCCTTCGCTGGACGAGAGGCCAACCCCTTGAAGCTGGGCAGGGAGCGAACGAAGACCTTCCGTAACAGGAAGCTGATGTATATCTCCACTCCGACTTTGGAGACCGGGAACATCTGGAGGATGCTACTGGGGTGCGATGTGGTGTACCGATACGAGGTGGCCTGTCCTCGATGCGGAGAACTCTTCCCTCTGTCTTTTAAGGATATCTGCTGGCCCAAGGAGATGACCGAGGCCCTCAGAGATGAAGAGGATATCACCGCAAGGCAGAGGATTATCTCTCAGGTTGAGGACAAGGCGTGGTATCGCTGTCCTCGATGTCAGTGTCACCTTGAGGACAAGCACAAGACCTTTATGCTCTCCACCGGCTGCTGGGTTCCCCAGGGAGGCAAGCCCGATAAGGTTCGTCGGGTGGGGTTCCACTGGAACTCTATCTATTCTCCTCAGGTGTCCTTTGGCTCTGTTGCCGCCGAGTTCCTTCGGTCGAAGGACAGTCCAGAGGACCTGATGAACTTCGTCAACTCCTGGTTGGCTGAGCCCTTCCGTGACTCGGTGGCCAAGGCGGAGCCTGAGAGGGTTATGGAGGCCGTTGGCACTCACGAGAGAGGCCTTGTTCCCGATGGGGCTGTGGCTATTACCGCCGGGGTGGATATCCAGAAGTCGGAGGCCTATTACGTGGTTCGTGCCTGGGGGCCTGGGCTTACGTCCTGGCTTATCGAGTATGGCCGGTTCGACACCTGGAACGAGACGGACCTGCAAGACGGTTTGAGGGCCCATATAGTGGAGCCGGTTTTCCGCTTCAGCGACGGCAGAGTCTGCCAGATCAACTACTGTCTGGTGGACTGTGGGTATAGGACCGATGAGGTTTACGACGCATGTGTGGTGTATGGGGACGTGCTTTGTCCCGTTAAGGGGTCCTCCAGGGCTATGGACAGCTACTACCGGAGGCATATGGTGGACCGGAAGGACCGAAAGAGCCAGGACGGCTTGGTTATGCTGGAGGCCAACACCTCTCTTTTGAAGGATTTTATCTTCGGCCGGATGGTTAAAGAGCCTGGCTCCCGTGGGTCGTGGTCCCTTTTCAGAGGGTGTCCTAGAGAGTATGCCGAGCAGATAGCTTCGGAGCATAAGGTTATGGTGAAGACCAAAAGCGGGGAGGTCAGGCACGAGTGGCGAAAGATCTCCGGCCATGGGGCAAACCACCTCCTGGACTGCGAGGTCTACGCCGCTTTGGCCGCCAGGATGATGAACCTTCACTATATGCCGACGGAGGAAGAGAGGGAGAGTCTGGGAAGGCCCCAGACGGAAGAGGAAAATTCCTGGTTGGATTCGGGCTCAGGAAAGGGCTGGTTTAGCTAGAGGAGGTGGATCGATGACCCCGAGGGAAGAGCTGGAGATGTACGAAAAGGCCCTCCAGGCGGTGTTGGAGGGCGGTCAGGCTGTGGACGATAACGGCCTGAAAGTGGAGAGGGCTAACCTGGCCAACCTCCAAAAGAGGATAAAAGAGCTTCGGAGTGTTTTGAGCATCGAGGACGGAGGAGGTAGTCGTGTCGTGGTTTGGTAAGGCGGGTTTCGCGCTGGACAGGGCTATCGGTATGGTGGCTCCCTCTGTGGCCCTTAGGAGGATGTCCGACAGGGAGAGGATGGAGTCTTTAGTCGCCAGTCGCAGCTACGACGCCGCCAGGCTGGACCGGTACGGCAGCGGCTGGACTCCGGTGAATCAGAGGCCAGACGAGACCGACAGGGTGTACAGAGACAGGATAAGGGCGAGGGCAAGGGATTTAGAGAGGAACAACGGCATAGCCCAAAGCGTCCTGCTTGCTCTGGAGCGTAACGTCATAGGCACAGGGCTAAGGCCTCAGGCTAAGGTTTTGGATAAATCGGGCTACGAGATGGACGACCTTAACAACCAGCTGGAGGCTCTTTGGGAGGTGTGGGCCAAGCCGGATAACTGCGACGTTACTGGCCACGACAGTTTCTATGGCCTTCAGCGGATGATGCTTCGCCGGATGGTGACCGACGGGGAGATCTTTACCATGATGGTGTCCACCGGGGAGTATCTGCCCCTACAGGTCCAGCTTGTGGAGGCCGACGCCCTGGCGACGTGGATCCCCGGCAAGAAGGATGTTCGGATAGTCTCCGGTGTCGAGGTGTCGCCAACCTGGAAGCCTGTAGGGTATTGGTTTTACAAAGACAATATTGACGGTATCCCAACCGAGGCAGTGAGGGTTCCGGCGGAGAGGGTGTTCCCTCTGTTTCTGAAGACCAGGCCTCAGGCGGTCAGGGGCATGAGCCAGTTTGCACACGTCATGGGCAACATAAAGGACTCGGGGGAGTATATGGACGCCGAGCTTATGGCGGCAAGGGTGGCGGCCTGTTTCGCCGCTTTCGTTAAGACCGGATCCGGTGGCCCTGCTTCTGTGGGCCGTAGCGGCATGATCCAGGATAGGTCCGGTCGGGATAAGCCGGTGACCAGGCTGGAGCCTGGGATTATAAACACCCTGCCCGAAGGGGCGGACGTAACTTTCGCAAACCCGACCCATCCCAACGCCGGAGCGTCGGACTTCGTTACCCTCCAGCAGAGATTGGTGGGGGCCGGTATGGGCCAAAGTTACGAGGCAGTGAGCCGGGACGTGAGCCAGACAAACTACAGCTCAGCCAGGGCGGCGGCTTTAGAGGACGAGGCTGGGTATAAGGTTTTGAGGCAGATTATCGTCGAGAAGGTTATGGAGCCGGTATGGAACTCCTTTGTGGCTTCCTGTGTCCTGTCGGGGAAGGTGACCATAAGGGACTATTTTTCTCAGCCTGAGGTCTATAACCGCTGTCGGTGGGTTCCTCCAGGCAGACAGTGGGTCGATCCCCTAAAGGAGGTGGTGGCCACCACAAAAGAGCTTTCCGCCGGCCTGACTACGTTGCAGGATGTCTGTGCCTCCAAGGGCAGGGATTGGCGAGAAGTGTTAGAGCAAAGGGGCCGGGAGATGGAATACTGGAAGAGTCTGGGGCTGGATGAGTCGGAAGGGGCGAAAGGGTGAGATTTTATGACTATTGGAAGCTACGGCAGGAGAGATCAACCCTCTGAGGGCGTTCGCTATCAGGAGATAGCGGGCTTTGAGGGACGGAAGGCGGAAGAGGGCTCCCGAACTGTGGAGCTCTCTTTTTCGTCGGAAAGCCCTGTCACCCGGTGTAATACGACGGAATATCTGTCCCATAGCCCTGGGGCGGCGGACTTTAAGCGGTTTGAGGAAATGGGAGTCCTCCTGTGGAACCATAGGTCCGACCAGCCTATAGGGGCCATAGAGAAGGTCTGGATCGACGAGGCCACCAGGAAGGGCAAGGCCCTGGTCCGGTTCGACGACGACGAGGAAAGCGATAAGGTGTATCGAAAGGTCCTGTCTGGATCTTTGAAGGGCGTTTCGGTGGGCTACAGGGTGAACAACTGGGAGGAAGTGAGGTCCGGCAACGTCTCAAGCGATGGCCGGTTTAACGGCCCCTGTTTTGTCGCCACCCGGTGGGAAGGGCTTGAGATTTCCATAGTATCCGTTCCGGCAGATTCCTCGGTGGGGATCGGTCGGAGCGCAGACGCAGAAGGAGGAGACGACGAAGTGAAAAGAAATGTGCCTTTGCCTGGTGATGGAACCAGGAGCGGAGCGGGGACGGGGCCGGAGGGCCAGGGCCAGCCGGAGAACCGGAGTCAGCCCCAGGGACAGCCGGAGGGACCGGCCAGCCCCGATGATTCGATCAGCAGGGCTATCAGGGAGGAGCGGGAGAGGGCTTCGGAGATCCAGCAGATGGCGAGGTCTTTTAGCCTGGACCTTGAGGAGTTCGTTAGGTCGGGGGCCAGCGTGGAGTCCGTGAGGGCGGAGGTTATCAAGAGGCTCCAGGCGGACAGGCAGCCTCTTAACGTCCCGGGGACTGTGACTAAAGACGAGAAGGAGAAGTTTCGTTCCGCCGCTGTGGATGCCCTCTGTCTTCGTGGTGGGGTAGATGTGAAAGACCCCGCTCCCGGTGCGGCGGATCTCCGGGGCTTCCGGCTTGAGAGGTTGGCGGAGGAGTGCCTTGTAAGAAACGGCGAGAGTCCGGGCTTTCATCCCATGGAGATGATAGGCCGTGCCCTCACCACCTCCGATCTGCCGGTTATCCTGGGCGATGTCGCCAGGGTTTCCCTGATGGACGGATGGGGCTTCCAGGAGGAGAGTTACCTTAAGTGGATGGACGACTCCGGTGTAGTCTCGGACTTTAAGGAGCATCGAGGGGCCAGGGCCGGAGAGGTTGACGATCTGCTCCCTATAACCGAGGACGGGGAGTACAAGGCAGGGTCTATGGGCGAGGAGTCGGAGGCCTGGAAGATAGGGACCTTCGGCAGGGTGTTTTCGATCTCCAGGCAGGCGATCATAAACGACGCCCTTGGAGTCTTGACCGACACGCCTAAGAAGATGGGCGAGGCCGCCAGACGTAAGGTCGCCGACGTGGGATATCAGGCCTTTTTGGATAACCCCAAGATGGGGGACAAGAAGGATCTGTTCTGTGCCGCCCACAACAACCTCCAGGCCGCCGCGGCTTTCAGCTTTACCGACTTCGAGGCCACCCTTGCCGCTTTGTCCACCATGGTTATGGCGATGAAGAGGCAGGCCGACCTCAGTGGCAAGAGGCGTCTGACGGTGGTCCCCAAGTTTCTCGTGGTTCCTGTGTCTCTGGAGCTGGCGGCGAGGCGGTTTTTGAAGCAGACCGAGACCCCCCTTTCGGTGGATACCGCGGCCAATAAGGCCACCGGAGGAGGATCTAACCCCTACGCCGGGGCCTTCGAGCTTGTATCAGACCCCAGGCTGGACGACGTGAGCGAGACCGCTTTCTACCTTGCCGCCGAGAAGGGCAAGACGGTAAAGCTGTTTTTCCTGAACGGGATAAAAGAGCCTTATCTGGAACAGCAGCAGGTCTGGAACGTGGACGGAACCAGCTACAAAGTGCGTATAGACGTAGGAGCCAAGGCCATGGACTGGCGTGGCTTTCAGAAGAACCCTGGGGCATAGGCTCCGGGGTTCTTTGATTTGAAGGGAGGAGAGAGACTATGAGGAGTTATGTCCAAAGCGGAAGCAGGATGGATTATTCCCCCGATGCCGATGTCTTTGTGGATCAGGTGGTGGTTTTAGGCGGTCGTATCGGGGTTGCGGTGACAGATATCCCCGCTGGGAAACTGGGAGCTTTGGCGGTTTCTGGGGTGTTTCAGCTTCCTGCGGTTACAGGGGAGGGCTTTTTGCCTGGGGAGGAGCTTTTCTGGGATGCCTCTGTGGGTAAGGTGACGAAGGACAAAACCGGTGACAAGCCCAGGGCCGGGTATGTCTTCGCCCCTAAGGCGGCCTCGGTTTCGACGGTGGATGTGAAGATAGACTGATGGCTTCCTTTCGGGATCACCTGGCTTCGGCCGCAGAGTCCCTAATGGCGGGAGATCTGGCGGAGACGGTCTTTTACAACGGCGTGGAGATCCGGGCCATAGTCAGGAGGGGCAGAAGTGCCCAAGACGGCACAGGCTTCAGCAGCGAGGGGTCTTCCACCGAGGGAACCATAAGGGTGAAGCTGTCGGACGTTACCCCAGAGGAAGGGGATATCGTAGAGATCTCCGGCGAGGGGTGGTCGGTGGTTCGGGAGATCTCCCGAACGGTGGCCACGGTGCTTCTGGAGGTCCGTACCGATAGATCGGTGTTTTGAGGAGGGATTGCCTTGTCGGTGAGTATTTCTTGGGAGGATATGGCAACTCCATGGGTTGAGGACGTTATAAAGGAGATGCCCGACATACGCCGAAGGGCCTTGAAGTCCCTGGGCTGGTGGATGCAGAAGGAGATAAGGGAGGGCATAAAAAGCGGTGCTCCCGGTGGCCGTCGCTATGCCCCTCTGGCGGGGTTGAGCAGGCGAAAGGTATCTGGCCGGTCTGCCATGAAAAAGGGGTCCGCCAAGGGGCAGATTCTGGGCAAGCTAGGCAAGGCTGTTGGGTATCAATATAAGGATGAGGATGGGTCGGTGTCGGTAGGGTGGCTTTCCAGGAGTGCGGTTTACTGGGGGTCGATCCACGAAAAAGGCAAGAAGATTCCGGTGACCGACAAGATGAGGCGGTTTTGGTGGAGTGGGGCCAGATACGGTAAGAGCAGAAAGAGGGGTGTAAAAAAGACCGGGGCGTTCCTCCGACGGAGCACCACGGAGATAAACATACCCGCCAGGCCTACTATAGATCCTATGAGGCAGGCCCTGGCCCCCAGGATCCCCGGCTATTTCGTCAAGAAGATCGACGGCTATATGGACGATAAGATGAAGAGTCCTCCGAAGAGAAAACATAAAGTGTATGGGAGTTGGTGGTAGCCCTATGAGGTTGACTCAGGTAATGATGGATGTGCGAGACATGATAGCCCGGTCCGATGAGGTCCGGGCTTTTTGTATGGAGAAGTTCGGGAAGCCTCCGACGATCATGGCGGGGTACAACGCCCGCCGTCCTCCGGTAGACGATGAGCTCCCGACGGTGATCCTTATCCCCGACAAGAGCGATTTCGATATGGGAGGCAAAGGAGAGCATAAGGTTGTTATGACCTGGGCTGTGTCCAACGGCTCAGTGGAGAGAGAGGACAACCTGGTCACCTTTCCGGGCTTCCTCCAGGTGGACGAGCTAGGGGAGCTTTTGATGGCCGCTTTGGAGCCTGTAGGGTCTCAGTATCGGATAACCTACACCGGCTACGATCTTCACAGCTCCGAGCAGGCCCCGGCCTTCGTCGGTGAGATCGAGCTGGCTATAGCTGAGTGGTGAGGGGAGTGGTTTAGATGGCAAACGTAAGAAATCCCAACGACATTATCCTGGGATCGGGAAAGATGTATCTCGACGGCGAGGACGTCGGTCAGCTTAAAGACGATCTGACCTTCGACCACGAGAAAGAGATGTACGAGCTTAAGGCCGGGTTCCCTGCGACGGTGGTACTGTCCGCCCTGACAGGGGAGTCTTTGAGCCTGGATTTCAACATGCTCGAGACGAACCTCGACGTTATCTGTCGGATTATGCCCGAGTATGCCCCCATTGCCGGGGGGTCCGGGACGGCCACCGCCACCGATGAGGTTGTAGCCCTGTTCGATTCGACCCATACCATGCTGGCAAAGGGAAGGGTCGATGGGAACGCCACGGTCACCACCGTATCGGGAACCGCCCTGACCGAGGGGACCGACTATTATCTGGACCGTCTGGAAGGCAAGATCTACAGGGTTCCATCCTCCTCGAAGGTCGCCGACGGAGAGGACGTTAAGGTCACATATACCTACAGGACCTACGAAAGCAAGGGCTTTGGCGTCGGTGGTGGGACATCTACGGACAAGACTTTCAGGGTGGACTTCTACCACAAGCGTCGGGATGGGCTGTATCGCCACATTCGGATCTGGAAGGGGAAGGTAAAGGGCAACTTCGCCATGGCTTTCAAAGAGGCTTCCGAGGCCCCTCTGGCGGTAAAGGTTACCGCTATTGCTGACAGCAGCAAGCCAGCGGGACAGCAGTTGATGACCGTCATGGACGTTCCGGCGGAGGCGGTTCCCGGAGGAGGCTGGTAATGGTCATTCGCCATTTTCCCGATCCTCCCAGGCTGGTTATAACCATAGGGGGGAAGGCTCACAGGCTGAAATACCTCACGAGGGCGGACGTCTCCGCCCTTGTGCTGGCTATAAAGGAGCTTTGCGAAGACAGGATACCCGACAGGAAAGAGGCGATGGAGGCCCTTTTGTCCGATAGAAAGGTTCTGGACCCCCTGCTGATGGACTGCTTTCCCACAGCGGAGTCCCTTCCTGCGGAGGATATGGAAGTTAAGGCCGGGCTTTTGGGCATTGTGTGGGAGGCAAACCAGGTGAGCGAGATCCTGGAGGATCTTAACCTCGATAGGTCCGGCGAGGGGGAGGAGGACGGCGATAACGATCCTCTGGGATGGCCTAAGTTCTGCCTCCACATGAGGCGAGCTTTCGGGATTGACGAAGATACCATGTTCCACCGCTGGACCTACTGGCAGTTCGTCGGCTTCTTAAAGGCCGCCCGTGAGGTCCTCTCCGGCGACGAAGGAGGTTATACCGATGCAAAGCCCACGACCGCCAAGAGAGGGACCATAGAGGACCTGGTAAGGAGCGGGGTCTCGGGTATGTAGTGTTGTCGATGCTTCGACGCTATCGTATAATGAGGCCTAGGAAGGGGGGAGAGTTCCATGGAGAGAAAAGCATCTTGTAGCCGACACACTGTTTTGGTTGCTGCGGAGCGTGTTCGCTCTGGGGCTTATCCTGTGTCTTGCCCTACTGTGAGGACGGAAAAAACGCAGGGGGAGATAGACAGGGCCTTTAGAGCTGCGTTCGAGGCTTTGAACCGTTCGGAAAGTGAATAGACGGCATGTCCAACAAGCAGTTCAATTTCATCTACGATAAGCTCGTAAAAGGTGAAAATGATATCCTTGGTCATATAGCCTATTCGATATATAAAAACCAAAAACGTGAGGAAATCGCTAAGATAAAGTTGAAAAACGGAGGCAAAGATGTCACCGACGAGGATCTAGTCCCGTTTGTCGAGTTATCTCAAAG
This is a stretch of genomic DNA from Dethiosulfovibrio russensis. It encodes these proteins:
- a CDS encoding tyrosine-type recombinase/integrase; translated protein: MKYTSPFRGRRQINRIKRAILDRSGRASREAALRDHALFVFGINSALRIGDLLSLSVGDVLAGKGCRIRIESEIRVQEGKTGNVRTFPLVEKIQEALKDYLRFRKDKRGLKPWEPLWASVRGRDRARAISRMQVYRMLNDAVEVANRAAPSAERINLRTTSIGCHSMRKTLGYMLYYEGDSVPLADIQTMYGHSSERITLRYLGITKEITDAHYRALNL
- a CDS encoding terminase gpA endonuclease subunit, translated to MVIPWTKGELAACKPPERITVSEWADRYRVLTPRLAAKPGPWRTSYMPYLRKIMDTWIDPGVEEIVLCKGAQAGASEAANNCLGYTICQDPGAAMVVYPTEDVAQWASENRLQDMIKTSNVFKGIFRERESDRLELQFRGMYVALTGANSPASLASKPVRYVIFDEIDKYPAFAGREANPLKLGRERTKTFRNRKLMYISTPTLETGNIWRMLLGCDVVYRYEVACPRCGELFPLSFKDICWPKEMTEALRDEEDITARQRIISQVEDKAWYRCPRCQCHLEDKHKTFMLSTGCWVPQGGKPDKVRRVGFHWNSIYSPQVSFGSVAAEFLRSKDSPEDLMNFVNSWLAEPFRDSVAKAEPERVMEAVGTHERGLVPDGAVAITAGVDIQKSEAYYVVRAWGPGLTSWLIEYGRFDTWNETDLQDGLRAHIVEPVFRFSDGRVCQINYCLVDCGYRTDEVYDACVVYGDVLCPVKGSSRAMDSYYRRHMVDRKDRKSQDGLVMLEANTSLLKDFIFGRMVKEPGSRGSWSLFRGCPREYAEQIASEHKVMVKTKSGEVRHEWRKISGHGANHLLDCEVYAALAARMMNLHYMPTEEERESLGRPQTEEENSWLDSGSGKGWFS
- a CDS encoding phage portal protein, coding for MSWFGKAGFALDRAIGMVAPSVALRRMSDRERMESLVASRSYDAARLDRYGSGWTPVNQRPDETDRVYRDRIRARARDLERNNGIAQSVLLALERNVIGTGLRPQAKVLDKSGYEMDDLNNQLEALWEVWAKPDNCDVTGHDSFYGLQRMMLRRMVTDGEIFTMMVSTGEYLPLQVQLVEADALATWIPGKKDVRIVSGVEVSPTWKPVGYWFYKDNIDGIPTEAVRVPAERVFPLFLKTRPQAVRGMSQFAHVMGNIKDSGEYMDAELMAARVAACFAAFVKTGSGGPASVGRSGMIQDRSGRDKPVTRLEPGIINTLPEGADVTFANPTHPNAGASDFVTLQQRLVGAGMGQSYEAVSRDVSQTNYSSARAAALEDEAGYKVLRQIIVEKVMEPVWNSFVASCVLSGKVTIRDYFSQPEVYNRCRWVPPGRQWVDPLKEVVATTKELSAGLTTLQDVCASKGRDWREVLEQRGREMEYWKSLGLDESEGAKG
- a CDS encoding prohead protease/major capsid protein fusion protein translates to MTIGSYGRRDQPSEGVRYQEIAGFEGRKAEEGSRTVELSFSSESPVTRCNTTEYLSHSPGAADFKRFEEMGVLLWNHRSDQPIGAIEKVWIDEATRKGKALVRFDDDEESDKVYRKVLSGSLKGVSVGYRVNNWEEVRSGNVSSDGRFNGPCFVATRWEGLEISIVSVPADSSVGIGRSADAEGGDDEVKRNVPLPGDGTRSGAGTGPEGQGQPENRSQPQGQPEGPASPDDSISRAIREERERASEIQQMARSFSLDLEEFVRSGASVESVRAEVIKRLQADRQPLNVPGTVTKDEKEKFRSAAVDALCLRGGVDVKDPAPGAADLRGFRLERLAEECLVRNGESPGFHPMEMIGRALTTSDLPVILGDVARVSLMDGWGFQEESYLKWMDDSGVVSDFKEHRGARAGEVDDLLPITEDGEYKAGSMGEESEAWKIGTFGRVFSISRQAIINDALGVLTDTPKKMGEAARRKVADVGYQAFLDNPKMGDKKDLFCAAHNNLQAAAAFSFTDFEATLAALSTMVMAMKRQADLSGKRRLTVVPKFLVVPVSLELAARRFLKQTETPLSVDTAANKATGGGSNPYAGAFELVSDPRLDDVSETAFYLAAEKGKTVKLFFLNGIKEPYLEQQQVWNVDGTSYKVRIDVGAKAMDWRGFQKNPGA
- a CDS encoding DUF2190 family protein gives rise to the protein MRSYVQSGSRMDYSPDADVFVDQVVVLGGRIGVAVTDIPAGKLGALAVSGVFQLPAVTGEGFLPGEELFWDASVGKVTKDKTGDKPRAGYVFAPKAASVSTVDVKID
- a CDS encoding head-tail joining protein, which translates into the protein MASFRDHLASAAESLMAGDLAETVFYNGVEIRAIVRRGRSAQDGTGFSSEGSSTEGTIRVKLSDVTPEEGDIVEISGEGWSVVREISRTVATVLLEVRTDRSVF